From one Ooceraea biroi isolate clonal line C1 chromosome 7, Obir_v5.4, whole genome shotgun sequence genomic stretch:
- the LOC105277680 gene encoding plasma membrane calcium-transporting ATPase 2 isoform X8, which yields MATIDGRPAQYGVTLKQLRELMELRGREGVNKINSYGGVQEICKKLYTSPSEGLSGSVADIQHRRDTFGSNMIPPKPPKTFLQLVWEALQDVTLIILEVAALVSLGLSFYHPADDKEKPLVDEDEAKYGWIEGLAILISVIVVVLVTAFNDYSKERQFRGLQSRIEGEHKFSVIRQGEVKQISVSDIVVGDICQIKYGDLLPADGILIQSNDLKVDESSLTGESDHVKKGEMFDPMVLSGTHVMEGSGKMLVTAVGVNSQAGIIFTLLGAAVDEREQAIKKMKKEAKKQRKKKSLPGEETVEITGNSHVTGGGGGGGGGGGGGGGGGGGGGGGGGGGGKHEGGENHHTSAPPSAAESGKKEKSVLQAKLTKLAIQIGYAGSTIAVLTVVILVIQFCVTTFVIQAKPWRNTYAGDLVRHLIIGVTVLVVAVPEGLPLAVTLSLAYSVKKMMKDNNLVRHLDACETMGNATAICSDKTGTLTTNRMTVVQSYICEKMSKTTPNFSDIPSHIGELIIQAISINSAYTSRIMESQDPTELPMQVGNKTECALLGFVLALGKKYQTVRDDYPEETFTRVYTFNSVRKSMSTVIPRKGGGYRLFTKGASEMIMKKCAFIYGREGHLETFTRDMQERLVKNVIEPMACNGLRTISIAYRDFVPGKAEINQVHIDNEPNWDDEDNLVNNLTCLCIVGIEDPVRAEVPDAIRKCQKAGITVRMVTGDNINTARSIALKCGILKPSEDFLILEGKEFNRRVRDSNGEVQQHLLDKVWPKLRVLARSSPTDKYTLVKGIIDSKASESREVVAVTGDGTNDGPALKKADVGFAMGIAGTDVAKEASDIILTDDNFSSIVKAVMWGRNVYDSIAKFLQFQLTVNVVAVIVAFIGACAVQDSPLKAVQMLWVNLIMDTLASLALATELPTPDLLLRRPYGRTKPLISRTMMKNILGQAFYQLTIIFALLFAGDMMFDIDTGRGVAAKGGGPTQHFTVIFNTFVMMTLFNEFNARKIHGQRNVFQGITTNPIFYSIWIGTCFSQVIIIQYGRMAFSTKALTLDQWLWCLFFGFGTLIWGQIVTTIPTRRIPKILSWGRGQPDDIGAINLGDEKFDPDSDKKPRAGQILWIRGLTRLQTQKETQQDHRIQQVRMARPHESYTVLLTLTFRTLSFFHLLYFLLFTYFLLKQRTRPFGVYIYVEHARVPNYTNYIIIVYIYIVYHHCTKI from the exons ATGGCGACGATAGACGGCCGGCCGGCCCAATATGGTGTCACGCTTAAGCAACTCCGCGAGCTCATGGAGCTCCGGGGGCGCGAAGGTGTCAACAAAATCAATAGCTACGGTGGTGTGCAGGAGATTTGTAAAAAGCTATATACTTCACCCAGTGAAG GTCTCAGTGGGTCAGTAGCGGACATACAACATAGGCGAGATACTTTTGGTTCCAATATGATACCTCCAAAACCAccgaaaacatttttacagtTAGTATGGGAAGCGTTGCAAGACGTCACGTTAATCATCCTAGAAGTAGCAGCATTGGTTTCATTAGGTCTTAGCTTTTATCATCCAGCTgatgataaagaaaaac CTTTAGTAGATGAGGACGAAGCGAAGTATGGTTGGATTGAAGGACTCGCTATATTGATTTCTGTAATTGTGGTAGTCTTAGTGACGGCGTTTAATGACTATTCCAAGGAGAGGCAGTTTAGGGGTCTTCAAAGTCGGATAGAAGGAGAGCACAAGTTCTCAGTTATTCGGCAAGGAGAAGTGAAACAAATCTCCGTGTCTGACATTGTCGTTGGCGATATCTGTCAG ATAAAATATGGAGACCTGTTGCCTGCAGACGGTATTCTTATACAAAGCAACGATCTCAAAGTGGATGAATCCAGTTTGACTGGAGAATCAGATCATGTAAAGAAAGGGGAAATGTTCGATCCTATGGTACTTTCAG GTACGCACGTGATGGAGGGTTCCGGGAAAATGTTAGTTACTGCAGTAGGTGTTAACTCCCAGGCGggtattatttttactctgcTGGGCGCTGCTGTTGATGAACGCGAGCAGGCAatcaagaaaatgaagaaag AGGCTAAAAAGCAGCGGAAGAAGAAGTCATTACCAG GAGAAGAGACGGTAGAGATTACCGGGAACAGTCATGTCACcggaggcggcggcggcggcggcggtggcggcggcggtggcggtggcggtggcggcggcggcggcggcggcggcggcggcggtggtaaGCACGAGGGTGGCGAGAACCATCACACGTCCGCACCCCCGAGCGCCGCGGAGAGTGGCAAGAAGGAGAAGAGTGTTCTGCAAGCCAAGCTAACTAAACTCGCCATACAGATCGGTTATGCCGGCTCGACCATCGCGGTACTTACTGTCGTCATTCTAGTCATACAGTTCTGTGTGACGACCTTCGTCATCCAGGCCAAGCCGTGGCGAAACACGTACGCCGGTGATCTGGTACGACATCTGATCATCGGTGTCACGGTGCTCGTAGTCGCTGTACCCGAGGGTCTTCCTCTAGCCGTCACCCTGTCGCTCGCTTACTCCGTCAAG AAAATGATGAAGGACAACAATCTGGTGCGCCACTTGGATGCCTGCGAAACGATGGGTAACGCCACCGCCATTTGCTCGGACAAGACCGGCACCCTGACTACAAACCGCATGACCGTAGTACAATCGTACATATGCGAGAAGATGAGCAAGACGACGCCGAACTTTTCGGACATACCGAGCCATATCGGCGAGCTGATTATACAGGCCATCTCCATCAATTCGGCGTACACGTCGCGAATAATGGAGTCGCAGGACCCTACCGAATTGCCGATGCAGGTCGGCAACAAAACCGAATGTGCCTTACTTGGATTCGTGTTAGCCCTGGGCAAGAAATATCAAACCGTGCGGGATGACTACCCTGAGGAAACCTTTACGCGGGTGTATACGTTTAATAGCGTAAGAAAGAGCATGTCCACCGTTATTCCCAGGAAAGGTGGTGGATACAGGCTCTTTACCAAGGGCGCTTCCGAGATGATCATGAAGAA ATGTGCCTTTATATATGGTCGCGAAGGTCATCTGGAGACGTTTACCAGAGACATGCAAGAGCGTCTGGTAAAAAACGTGATCGAACCCATGGCATGCAACGGGCTGCGCACCATCTCCATCGCTTATCGCGACTTTGTTCCTGGCAAGGCGGAGATCAATCAAGTTCACATCGACAACGAGCCCAACTGGGACGACGAGGATAATCTAGTGAACAACCTCACCTGCCTGTGCATCGTTGGTATCGAGGATCCGGTACGTGCCGAGGTACCGGACGCGATCAGGAAATGCCAAAAGGCCGGTATCACCGTGCGCATGGTGACGGGTGACAATATTAACACCGCGCGATCCATCGCGCTGAAATGCGGCATTCTGAAGCCGAGTGAGGACTTCCTCATCCTGGAGGGCAAGGAGTTCAACCGTAGAGTCAGAGACAGCAACGGCGAGGTGCAGCAGCACCTGCTAGACAAAGTGTGGCCGAAACTGCGAGTATTGGCCAGGTCGTCGCCCACCGACAAGTACACTTTAGTGAAGGGCATTATCGACAGCAAGGCGTCCGAAAGCCGCGAAGTCGTTGCAGTGACTGGCGATGGCACGAACGACGGGCCGGCGTTGAAGAAAGCCGATGTTGGTTTTGCGATGGGGATTGCTGGCACTGACGTCGCCAAGGAGGCGTCCGACATTATACTAACGGACGACAACTTCTCGTCGATTGTGAAAGCGGTGATGTGGGGCAGAAACGTCTACGACAGCATCGCCAAGTTCCTGCAGTTCCAGCTAACCGTCAACGTAGTCGCCGTGATTGTCGCCTTCATCGGTGCTTGTGCCGTGCAGGACTCACCGCTCAAGGCAGTGCAGATGTTGTGGGTAAACCTAATCATGGACACGTTAGCGTCCCTCGCCTTGGCCACCGAATTGCCTACGCCCGATCTACTCCTACGTAGACCATACGGTCGCACAAAACCACTCATTTCCAGGacaatgatgaaaaatattctcggTCAGGCCTTTTATCAGTTGACCataattttcgcgcttctcttCGCCG GTGACATGATGTTCGACATCGACACAGGCCGCGGAGTGGCGGCGAAGGGGGGCGGGCCCACGCAACACTTCACCGTCATCTTCAATACGTTCGTCATGATGACTCTCTTCAACGAATTCAATGCCAGGAAAATTCACGGTCAACGCAATGTCTTCCAGGGAATAACCACCAACCCCATCTTCTATTCGATTTGGATCGGCACGTGTTTCTCGCAA GTGATCATCATACAATACGGTAGAATGGCATTCAGCACCAAAGCGCTCACGTTAGACCAGTGGTTGTGGTGCCTGTTCTTCGGATTCGGTACGCTAATATGGGGCCAAATAGTTACGACTATTCCTACACGCCGAATTCCCAAAATTCTTTC aTGGGGCCGCGGCCAGCCGGATGATATCGGCGCGATCAATCTAGGAGATGAGAAATTCGACCCCGACTCGGATAAAAAGCCGCGCGCAGGACAAATTCTATGGATCCGTGGTCTTACACGGCTACAGACACAG AAAGAAACCCAACAAGACCACCGGATTCAGCAGGTTCGGATGGCAAGACCACATGAGTCATATACGGTCCTTTTAACGTTAACTTTTAGgactctttctttttttcatcttctttattttctactttttacttattttcttcttaaacAGCGCACGCGACCATTCGGCGTTTATATCTACGTCGAACATGCGCGTGTGCCCaattatactaattatattattatcgtatatatatatatagtatatcaCCACTgtacaaaaatttaa
- the LOC105277680 gene encoding plasma membrane calcium-transporting ATPase 2 isoform X5 — MATIDGRPAQYGVTLKQLRELMELRGREGVNKINSYGGVQEICKKLYTSPSEGLSGSVADIQHRRDTFGSNMIPPKPPKTFLQLVWEALQDVTLIILEVAALVSLGLSFYHPADDKEKPLVDEDEAKYGWIEGLAILISVIVVVLVTAFNDYSKERQFRGLQSRIEGEHKFSVIRQGEVKQISVSDIVVGDICQIKYGDLLPADGILIQSNDLKVDESSLTGESDHVKKGEMFDPMVLSGTHVMEGSGKMLVTAVGVNSQAGIIFTLLGAAVDEREQAIKKMKKEAKKQRKKKSLPGEETVEITGNSHVTGGGGGGGGGGGGGGGGGGGGGGGGGGGGKHEGGENHHTSAPPSAAESGKKEKSVLQAKLTKLAIQIGYAGSTIAVLTVVILVIQFCVTTFVIQAKPWRNTYAGDLVRHLIIGVTVLVVAVPEGLPLAVTLSLAYSVKKMMKDNNLVRHLDACETMGNATAICSDKTGTLTTNRMTVVQSYICEKMSKTTPNFSDIPSHIGELIIQAISINSAYTSRIMESQDPTELPMQVGNKTECALLGFVLALGKKYQTVRDDYPEETFTRVYTFNSVRKSMSTVIPRKGGGYRLFTKGASEMIMKKCAFIYGREGHLETFTRDMQERLVKNVIEPMACNGLRTISIAYRDFVPGKAEINQVHIDNEPNWDDEDNLVNNLTCLCIVGIEDPVRAEVPDAIRKCQKAGITVRMVTGDNINTARSIALKCGILKPSEDFLILEGKEFNRRVRDSNGEVQQHLLDKVWPKLRVLARSSPTDKYTLVKGIIDSKASESREVVAVTGDGTNDGPALKKADVGFAMGIAGTDVAKEASDIILTDDNFSSIVKAVMWGRNVYDSIAKFLQFQLTVNVVAVIVAFIGACAVQDSPLKAVQMLWVNLIMDTLASLALATELPTPDLLLRRPYGRTKPLISRTMMKNILGQAFYQLTIIFALLFAGDMMFDIDTGRGVAAKGGGPTQHFTVIFNTFVMMTLFNEFNARKIHGQRNVFQGITTNPIFYSIWIGTCFSQVIIIQYGRMAFSTKALTLDQWLWCLFFGFGTLIWGQIVTTIPTRRIPKILSWGRGQPDDIGAINLGDEKFDPDSDKKPRAGQILWIRGLTRLQTQVIGGELQERLIPVPYSKSSTDQADNITACTTGLGSLSCPRHQYEGKIRVVNAFRQGLDTRYGEHSTTTLAEVLRKQSSLSKRLSQTSSIEYADNIPDELTIPEIDVERLSSHSHTETAV; from the exons ATGGCGACGATAGACGGCCGGCCGGCCCAATATGGTGTCACGCTTAAGCAACTCCGCGAGCTCATGGAGCTCCGGGGGCGCGAAGGTGTCAACAAAATCAATAGCTACGGTGGTGTGCAGGAGATTTGTAAAAAGCTATATACTTCACCCAGTGAAG GTCTCAGTGGGTCAGTAGCGGACATACAACATAGGCGAGATACTTTTGGTTCCAATATGATACCTCCAAAACCAccgaaaacatttttacagtTAGTATGGGAAGCGTTGCAAGACGTCACGTTAATCATCCTAGAAGTAGCAGCATTGGTTTCATTAGGTCTTAGCTTTTATCATCCAGCTgatgataaagaaaaac CTTTAGTAGATGAGGACGAAGCGAAGTATGGTTGGATTGAAGGACTCGCTATATTGATTTCTGTAATTGTGGTAGTCTTAGTGACGGCGTTTAATGACTATTCCAAGGAGAGGCAGTTTAGGGGTCTTCAAAGTCGGATAGAAGGAGAGCACAAGTTCTCAGTTATTCGGCAAGGAGAAGTGAAACAAATCTCCGTGTCTGACATTGTCGTTGGCGATATCTGTCAG ATAAAATATGGAGACCTGTTGCCTGCAGACGGTATTCTTATACAAAGCAACGATCTCAAAGTGGATGAATCCAGTTTGACTGGAGAATCAGATCATGTAAAGAAAGGGGAAATGTTCGATCCTATGGTACTTTCAG GTACGCACGTGATGGAGGGTTCCGGGAAAATGTTAGTTACTGCAGTAGGTGTTAACTCCCAGGCGggtattatttttactctgcTGGGCGCTGCTGTTGATGAACGCGAGCAGGCAatcaagaaaatgaagaaag AGGCTAAAAAGCAGCGGAAGAAGAAGTCATTACCAG GAGAAGAGACGGTAGAGATTACCGGGAACAGTCATGTCACcggaggcggcggcggcggcggcggtggcggcggcggtggcggtggcggtggcggcggcggcggcggcggcggcggcggcggtggtaaGCACGAGGGTGGCGAGAACCATCACACGTCCGCACCCCCGAGCGCCGCGGAGAGTGGCAAGAAGGAGAAGAGTGTTCTGCAAGCCAAGCTAACTAAACTCGCCATACAGATCGGTTATGCCGGCTCGACCATCGCGGTACTTACTGTCGTCATTCTAGTCATACAGTTCTGTGTGACGACCTTCGTCATCCAGGCCAAGCCGTGGCGAAACACGTACGCCGGTGATCTGGTACGACATCTGATCATCGGTGTCACGGTGCTCGTAGTCGCTGTACCCGAGGGTCTTCCTCTAGCCGTCACCCTGTCGCTCGCTTACTCCGTCAAG AAAATGATGAAGGACAACAATCTGGTGCGCCACTTGGATGCCTGCGAAACGATGGGTAACGCCACCGCCATTTGCTCGGACAAGACCGGCACCCTGACTACAAACCGCATGACCGTAGTACAATCGTACATATGCGAGAAGATGAGCAAGACGACGCCGAACTTTTCGGACATACCGAGCCATATCGGCGAGCTGATTATACAGGCCATCTCCATCAATTCGGCGTACACGTCGCGAATAATGGAGTCGCAGGACCCTACCGAATTGCCGATGCAGGTCGGCAACAAAACCGAATGTGCCTTACTTGGATTCGTGTTAGCCCTGGGCAAGAAATATCAAACCGTGCGGGATGACTACCCTGAGGAAACCTTTACGCGGGTGTATACGTTTAATAGCGTAAGAAAGAGCATGTCCACCGTTATTCCCAGGAAAGGTGGTGGATACAGGCTCTTTACCAAGGGCGCTTCCGAGATGATCATGAAGAA ATGTGCCTTTATATATGGTCGCGAAGGTCATCTGGAGACGTTTACCAGAGACATGCAAGAGCGTCTGGTAAAAAACGTGATCGAACCCATGGCATGCAACGGGCTGCGCACCATCTCCATCGCTTATCGCGACTTTGTTCCTGGCAAGGCGGAGATCAATCAAGTTCACATCGACAACGAGCCCAACTGGGACGACGAGGATAATCTAGTGAACAACCTCACCTGCCTGTGCATCGTTGGTATCGAGGATCCGGTACGTGCCGAGGTACCGGACGCGATCAGGAAATGCCAAAAGGCCGGTATCACCGTGCGCATGGTGACGGGTGACAATATTAACACCGCGCGATCCATCGCGCTGAAATGCGGCATTCTGAAGCCGAGTGAGGACTTCCTCATCCTGGAGGGCAAGGAGTTCAACCGTAGAGTCAGAGACAGCAACGGCGAGGTGCAGCAGCACCTGCTAGACAAAGTGTGGCCGAAACTGCGAGTATTGGCCAGGTCGTCGCCCACCGACAAGTACACTTTAGTGAAGGGCATTATCGACAGCAAGGCGTCCGAAAGCCGCGAAGTCGTTGCAGTGACTGGCGATGGCACGAACGACGGGCCGGCGTTGAAGAAAGCCGATGTTGGTTTTGCGATGGGGATTGCTGGCACTGACGTCGCCAAGGAGGCGTCCGACATTATACTAACGGACGACAACTTCTCGTCGATTGTGAAAGCGGTGATGTGGGGCAGAAACGTCTACGACAGCATCGCCAAGTTCCTGCAGTTCCAGCTAACCGTCAACGTAGTCGCCGTGATTGTCGCCTTCATCGGTGCTTGTGCCGTGCAGGACTCACCGCTCAAGGCAGTGCAGATGTTGTGGGTAAACCTAATCATGGACACGTTAGCGTCCCTCGCCTTGGCCACCGAATTGCCTACGCCCGATCTACTCCTACGTAGACCATACGGTCGCACAAAACCACTCATTTCCAGGacaatgatgaaaaatattctcggTCAGGCCTTTTATCAGTTGACCataattttcgcgcttctcttCGCCG GTGACATGATGTTCGACATCGACACAGGCCGCGGAGTGGCGGCGAAGGGGGGCGGGCCCACGCAACACTTCACCGTCATCTTCAATACGTTCGTCATGATGACTCTCTTCAACGAATTCAATGCCAGGAAAATTCACGGTCAACGCAATGTCTTCCAGGGAATAACCACCAACCCCATCTTCTATTCGATTTGGATCGGCACGTGTTTCTCGCAA GTGATCATCATACAATACGGTAGAATGGCATTCAGCACCAAAGCGCTCACGTTAGACCAGTGGTTGTGGTGCCTGTTCTTCGGATTCGGTACGCTAATATGGGGCCAAATAGTTACGACTATTCCTACACGCCGAATTCCCAAAATTCTTTC aTGGGGCCGCGGCCAGCCGGATGATATCGGCGCGATCAATCTAGGAGATGAGAAATTCGACCCCGACTCGGATAAAAAGCCGCGCGCAGGACAAATTCTATGGATCCGTGGTCTTACACGGCTACAGACACAG
- the LOC105277680 gene encoding plasma membrane calcium-transporting ATPase 2 isoform X6 — protein MATIDGRPAQYGVTLKQLRELMELRGREGVNKINSYGGVQEICKKLYTSPSEGLSGSVADIQHRRDTFGSNMIPPKPPKTFLQLVWEALQDVTLIILEVAALVSLGLSFYHPADDKEKPLVDEDEAKYGWIEGLAILISVIVVVLVTAFNDYSKERQFRGLQSRIEGEHKFSVIRQGEVKQISVSDIVVGDICQIKYGDLLPADGILIQSNDLKVDESSLTGESDHVKKGEMFDPMVLSGTHVMEGSGKMLVTAVGVNSQAGIIFTLLGAAVDEREQAIKKMKKEAKKQRKKKSLPGEETVEITGNSHVTGGGGGGGGGGGGGGGGGGGGGGGGGGGGKHEGGENHHTSAPPSAAESGKKEKSVLQAKLTKLAIQIGYAGSTIAVLTVVILVIQFCVTTFVIQAKPWRNTYAGDLVRHLIIGVTVLVVAVPEGLPLAVTLSLAYSVKKMMKDNNLVRHLDACETMGNATAICSDKTGTLTTNRMTVVQSYICEKMSKTTPNFSDIPSHIGELIIQAISINSAYTSRIMESQDPTELPMQVGNKTECALLGFVLALGKKYQTVRDDYPEETFTRVYTFNSVRKSMSTVIPRKGGGYRLFTKGASEMIMKKCAFIYGREGHLETFTRDMQERLVKNVIEPMACNGLRTISIAYRDFVPGKAEINQVHIDNEPNWDDEDNLVNNLTCLCIVGIEDPVRAEVPDAIRKCQKAGITVRMVTGDNINTARSIALKCGILKPSEDFLILEGKEFNRRVRDSNGEVQQHLLDKVWPKLRVLARSSPTDKYTLVKGIIDSKASESREVVAVTGDGTNDGPALKKADVGFAMGIAGTDVAKEASDIILTDDNFSSIVKAVMWGRNVYDSIAKFLQFQLTVNVVAVIVAFIGACAVQDSPLKAVQMLWVNLIMDTLASLALATELPTPDLLLRRPYGRTKPLISRTMMKNILGQAFYQLTIIFALLFAGDMMFDIDTGRGVAAKGGGPTQHFTVIFNTFVMMTLFNEFNARKIHGQRNVFQGITTNPIFYSIWIGTCFSQVIIIQYGRMAFSTKALTLDQWLWCLFFGFGTLIWGQIVTTIPTRRIPKILSWGRGQPDDIGAINLGDEKFDPDSDKKPRAGQILWIRGLTRLQTQVIGGELQERLIPVPYSKSSTDQAIRVVNAFRQGLDTRYGEHSTTTLAEVLRKQSSLSKRLSQTSSIEYADNIPDELTIPEIDVERLSSHSHTETAV, from the exons ATGGCGACGATAGACGGCCGGCCGGCCCAATATGGTGTCACGCTTAAGCAACTCCGCGAGCTCATGGAGCTCCGGGGGCGCGAAGGTGTCAACAAAATCAATAGCTACGGTGGTGTGCAGGAGATTTGTAAAAAGCTATATACTTCACCCAGTGAAG GTCTCAGTGGGTCAGTAGCGGACATACAACATAGGCGAGATACTTTTGGTTCCAATATGATACCTCCAAAACCAccgaaaacatttttacagtTAGTATGGGAAGCGTTGCAAGACGTCACGTTAATCATCCTAGAAGTAGCAGCATTGGTTTCATTAGGTCTTAGCTTTTATCATCCAGCTgatgataaagaaaaac CTTTAGTAGATGAGGACGAAGCGAAGTATGGTTGGATTGAAGGACTCGCTATATTGATTTCTGTAATTGTGGTAGTCTTAGTGACGGCGTTTAATGACTATTCCAAGGAGAGGCAGTTTAGGGGTCTTCAAAGTCGGATAGAAGGAGAGCACAAGTTCTCAGTTATTCGGCAAGGAGAAGTGAAACAAATCTCCGTGTCTGACATTGTCGTTGGCGATATCTGTCAG ATAAAATATGGAGACCTGTTGCCTGCAGACGGTATTCTTATACAAAGCAACGATCTCAAAGTGGATGAATCCAGTTTGACTGGAGAATCAGATCATGTAAAGAAAGGGGAAATGTTCGATCCTATGGTACTTTCAG GTACGCACGTGATGGAGGGTTCCGGGAAAATGTTAGTTACTGCAGTAGGTGTTAACTCCCAGGCGggtattatttttactctgcTGGGCGCTGCTGTTGATGAACGCGAGCAGGCAatcaagaaaatgaagaaag AGGCTAAAAAGCAGCGGAAGAAGAAGTCATTACCAG GAGAAGAGACGGTAGAGATTACCGGGAACAGTCATGTCACcggaggcggcggcggcggcggcggtggcggcggcggtggcggtggcggtggcggcggcggcggcggcggcggcggcggcggtggtaaGCACGAGGGTGGCGAGAACCATCACACGTCCGCACCCCCGAGCGCCGCGGAGAGTGGCAAGAAGGAGAAGAGTGTTCTGCAAGCCAAGCTAACTAAACTCGCCATACAGATCGGTTATGCCGGCTCGACCATCGCGGTACTTACTGTCGTCATTCTAGTCATACAGTTCTGTGTGACGACCTTCGTCATCCAGGCCAAGCCGTGGCGAAACACGTACGCCGGTGATCTGGTACGACATCTGATCATCGGTGTCACGGTGCTCGTAGTCGCTGTACCCGAGGGTCTTCCTCTAGCCGTCACCCTGTCGCTCGCTTACTCCGTCAAG AAAATGATGAAGGACAACAATCTGGTGCGCCACTTGGATGCCTGCGAAACGATGGGTAACGCCACCGCCATTTGCTCGGACAAGACCGGCACCCTGACTACAAACCGCATGACCGTAGTACAATCGTACATATGCGAGAAGATGAGCAAGACGACGCCGAACTTTTCGGACATACCGAGCCATATCGGCGAGCTGATTATACAGGCCATCTCCATCAATTCGGCGTACACGTCGCGAATAATGGAGTCGCAGGACCCTACCGAATTGCCGATGCAGGTCGGCAACAAAACCGAATGTGCCTTACTTGGATTCGTGTTAGCCCTGGGCAAGAAATATCAAACCGTGCGGGATGACTACCCTGAGGAAACCTTTACGCGGGTGTATACGTTTAATAGCGTAAGAAAGAGCATGTCCACCGTTATTCCCAGGAAAGGTGGTGGATACAGGCTCTTTACCAAGGGCGCTTCCGAGATGATCATGAAGAA ATGTGCCTTTATATATGGTCGCGAAGGTCATCTGGAGACGTTTACCAGAGACATGCAAGAGCGTCTGGTAAAAAACGTGATCGAACCCATGGCATGCAACGGGCTGCGCACCATCTCCATCGCTTATCGCGACTTTGTTCCTGGCAAGGCGGAGATCAATCAAGTTCACATCGACAACGAGCCCAACTGGGACGACGAGGATAATCTAGTGAACAACCTCACCTGCCTGTGCATCGTTGGTATCGAGGATCCGGTACGTGCCGAGGTACCGGACGCGATCAGGAAATGCCAAAAGGCCGGTATCACCGTGCGCATGGTGACGGGTGACAATATTAACACCGCGCGATCCATCGCGCTGAAATGCGGCATTCTGAAGCCGAGTGAGGACTTCCTCATCCTGGAGGGCAAGGAGTTCAACCGTAGAGTCAGAGACAGCAACGGCGAGGTGCAGCAGCACCTGCTAGACAAAGTGTGGCCGAAACTGCGAGTATTGGCCAGGTCGTCGCCCACCGACAAGTACACTTTAGTGAAGGGCATTATCGACAGCAAGGCGTCCGAAAGCCGCGAAGTCGTTGCAGTGACTGGCGATGGCACGAACGACGGGCCGGCGTTGAAGAAAGCCGATGTTGGTTTTGCGATGGGGATTGCTGGCACTGACGTCGCCAAGGAGGCGTCCGACATTATACTAACGGACGACAACTTCTCGTCGATTGTGAAAGCGGTGATGTGGGGCAGAAACGTCTACGACAGCATCGCCAAGTTCCTGCAGTTCCAGCTAACCGTCAACGTAGTCGCCGTGATTGTCGCCTTCATCGGTGCTTGTGCCGTGCAGGACTCACCGCTCAAGGCAGTGCAGATGTTGTGGGTAAACCTAATCATGGACACGTTAGCGTCCCTCGCCTTGGCCACCGAATTGCCTACGCCCGATCTACTCCTACGTAGACCATACGGTCGCACAAAACCACTCATTTCCAGGacaatgatgaaaaatattctcggTCAGGCCTTTTATCAGTTGACCataattttcgcgcttctcttCGCCG GTGACATGATGTTCGACATCGACACAGGCCGCGGAGTGGCGGCGAAGGGGGGCGGGCCCACGCAACACTTCACCGTCATCTTCAATACGTTCGTCATGATGACTCTCTTCAACGAATTCAATGCCAGGAAAATTCACGGTCAACGCAATGTCTTCCAGGGAATAACCACCAACCCCATCTTCTATTCGATTTGGATCGGCACGTGTTTCTCGCAA GTGATCATCATACAATACGGTAGAATGGCATTCAGCACCAAAGCGCTCACGTTAGACCAGTGGTTGTGGTGCCTGTTCTTCGGATTCGGTACGCTAATATGGGGCCAAATAGTTACGACTATTCCTACACGCCGAATTCCCAAAATTCTTTC aTGGGGCCGCGGCCAGCCGGATGATATCGGCGCGATCAATCTAGGAGATGAGAAATTCGACCCCGACTCGGATAAAAAGCCGCGCGCAGGACAAATTCTATGGATCCGTGGTCTTACACGGCTACAGACACAG